In Podospora pseudoanserina strain CBS 124.78 chromosome 5, whole genome shotgun sequence, a single window of DNA contains:
- a CDS encoding hypothetical protein (EggNog:ENOG503NXTW; COG:M) — protein sequence MDPLSLAASIITVASLAASTCSAISELRSLCKCLPGRIHAIGNEVADLEVVLSQDATLLKERSNLLGSQQTISSIPHLLIHARLKLNQLASIVERFTAASSEYKIPVLKAGIWLKEQGRLQTLQEDIRTVKSSLNILLGASNLQDMVKIRLDIQEMSSITTRSSIQST from the exons ATGGACCCCTTATCCCTCGCTGCCAGTATCATCACGGTGGCTAGCCTTGCAGCCTCTACCTGCTCAGCCATCTCTGAATTGCGCTCACTTTGCAAATGCCTCCCGGGGCGCATCCATGCCATAGGGAACGAGGTGGCCGATCTCGAGGTCGTTCTTTCACAGGACGCCACACTCCTGAAGGAGCGGTCCAATCTTCTGGGCTCACAGCAGACCATAAGCTCCATTCCTCATTTATTGATTCATGCACGACTCAAACTAAACCAACTCGCATCCATCGTTGAGCGGTTCACCGCGGCATCGTCGGAATACAAGATCCCCGTTCTCAAAGCCGGCATATGGCTCAAAGAGCAGGGCCGTCTTCAAACCCTGCAAGAAGACATTCGAACAGTCAAGTCTAGTTTGAACATTCTTCTTGGAGCCTCCAACTT ACAAGACATGGTTAAGATTCGACTTGATATACAAGAAATGtcatcaatcaccaccagATCCTCCATTCAATCCACATAA